In the Lates calcarifer isolate ASB-BC8 linkage group LG24, TLL_Latcal_v3, whole genome shotgun sequence genome, one interval contains:
- the rps20 gene encoding 40S ribosomal protein S20 — protein MAFKDTGKAPVEAEVAIHRIRITLTSRNVKSLEKVCADLIRGAKEKNLKVKGPVRMPTKTLRITTRKTPCGEGSKTWDRFQMRIHKRLIDLHSPSEIVKQITSISIEPGVEVEVTIADA, from the exons ATG GCTTTCAAGGACACTGGTAAGGCACCTGTGGAGGCAGAGGTTGCCATTCACCGCATCCGCATCACCCTCACCAGCCGTAACGTCAAGTCTCTGGAGAAGG TCTGTGCAGACCTGATCCGTGGGGCTAAGGAGAAGAACCTGAAGGTGAAGGGACCAGTCCGCATGCCAACCAAG ACTCTGCGCATCACCACCAGGAAGACCCCCTGTGGTGAGGGATCAAAAACCTGGGATCGCTTCCAGATGAGAATCCACAAGCGCCTGATCGATCTGCACAGCCCATCTGAGATCGTCAAGCAGATCACCTCCATCAGCATCGAACCTGGTGTAGAGGTCGAAGTCACCATCGCAGACGCGTAA
- the LOC108898268 gene encoding ankyrin repeat and SAM domain-containing protein 6 isoform X2 has translation MNFGVPADSLLLFRACDEGDYETARGILEPGAPKESGRQSRLRSEAGSECSAADMLSLVPVDCTDEEGNTALQFASASGHENLVRFLLRKGASVDSRNNYGWTPLMQAARFGHLTVAHILLENGAEINGRNRLGASVLTMAARGGHTHVVKLLLESGAYVDDYDHLAVAAEAVSNGNNNNSCSTAGFGGGEGCPEGGSGREFMDITALMVASQHGHEATVRLLLEWGSDVNFSQKTTGWGALMLATLSGKVVVAQQLVERGADPDRVNVLSKTAFELAMQLKQREVKAYLDSITTVRPQTDDERRRPDVFSALKLGNSQLVKEILEEDPTQVNSSNQEGASPLMMAAVSGQLEVVQLMVEKNADIDKQDGVHGWTALMQATYHGNKDIVKYLLNQGADVNLRAKNGYTAFDLVMLLNDPDTELVRLLASVCMQVDNKTKHRGRALMTRSKSRQSLNNVPVPPDDKGGLKSWWSRMSNRFRRLKLTHTLRHGLSSNRLAPFPDDAETSLDATMKANRKPGAVSNGALAPSPALGGNDVSTAWAVKSKDTGLCRASSEKEDFLITTMLRSGAPLTRLPNDKLKAVIPPFLPPSNFEPWNSDRSRLLREGKSEAPRLPMPPQRKLNSSGNSDITSISRVVSRSIKFPSIPKGPSSSSPSNSGHYHSPHSSGGSNGVAGLNRDSHNRSGGSADSVLSQIAAQRKRAAGLIDVKVQAPEKQQGPAQSQPPVPASAPGLPLPDISLPDIHSHPSLVASDIHSRRKMELNKRPKSGNSSTSKSTSPTLTPSPSPTPKPPTGPGDSLSSASSHPRSKSSGGSSSGTITDEDELSSILKKLSLEKYQPIFEEQEVDMEAFLTLTDGDLKELGIKTDGPRQQILAAISELNAGKGRERQILQETIHNFQSSFGSSASNPRQPAPTGWMRQQVRSSNKR, from the exons ATGAATTTCGGTGTCCCCGCTGATTCTCTGTTGCTTTTCCGAGCCTGCGATGAAGGCGACTATGAGACGGCCCGAGGGATCCTGGAGCCCGGAGCCCCGAAAGAGTCCGGGCGGCAGAGCAGGCTGCGGTCAGAAGCGGGGTCGGAGTGCAGCGCTGCGGACATGTTGTCTCTGGTACCGGTGGACTGTACGGACGAGGAGGGGAACACCGCCCTGCAATTCGCCTCAGCCAGTGGTCATGAGAACCTGGTCCGGTTTTTGCTACGAAAGGGAGCCTCGGTGGACAGCCGCAACAACTACGGCTGGACCCCGCTGATGCAGGCTGCTAG GTTTGGTCACCTGACTGTTGCCCACATCCTACTGGAGAACGGGGCAGAGATCAATGGACGGAACAGGCTGGGTGCGAGTGTCCTGACCATGGCGGCCCGTGGGGGACACACTCATGTGGTTAAACTACTCTTGGAGAGTGGGGCCTATGTCGATGACTATGATCATCTGGCTGTTGCTGCAGAGGCAGTCTCCAacggcaacaacaacaacagctgcag CACGGCTGGTTTTGGAGGTGGTGAGGGTTGTCCAGAGGGTGGAAGCGGCAGAGAGTTCATGGACATCACAGCCCTGATGGTGGCGTCTCAACATGGCCACGAGGCCACGGTACGCCTGCTGCTGGAGTGGGGCTCTGATGTCAACTTCTCCCAGAAGACCACTGGCTGGGGGGCACTGATGCTGGCCACCCTCAGTGGGAAG gtGGTTGTGGCTCAGCAGCTGGTGGAACGTGGAGCTGACCCAGACCGGGTCAACGTTCTGTCCAAGACAGCCTTTGAACTCGCCATgcagctgaaacagagagaggtcaAAGCCTATCTGGACTCTATCACCACTGTCCGACCCCAGACAG ACGATGAGAGAAGAAGACCAGATGTGTTCAGTGCCCTCAAGTTGG GAAATTCCCAGCTAGTTAAAGAGATCCTGGAGGAGGATCCCACTCAAGTGAATTCATCCAACCAGGAGGGAGCGTCACCTCTGATGATGGCAGCGGTGAGCGGTCAGTTAGAGGTGGTGCAGCTGATGGTGGAGAAGAACGCCGACATAGACAAACAAGACGGTGTCCATGGGTGGACGGCACTGATGCAGGCCACCTATCACGG TAATAAAGACATTGTCAAGTACCTTCTGAATCAAGGGGCTGACGTCAACCTGCGAGCTAAGAATGGATACACAGCCTTTGATTTGGTCATGCTGCTGAATGACCCAG ACACTGAGCTGGTACGTCTATTAGCATCAGTGTGTATGCAGGTagataacaaaacaaaacaccgCGGCAGAGCCTTAATGACTCGCTCCAAAAGTCGACAGTCCCTCAACAACGTCCCTGTGCCACCTGATGACAAGGGAGGCCTGAAG TCCTGGTGGAGTCGGATGTCAAATCGATTCCGGCGGCTCAAGTTGACTCACACCCTGAGGCATGGCCTCTCGTCCAATCGCCTGGCTCCCTTCCCTGATGATGCTGAAACATCACTAGACGCCACAATGAAGGCAAATAGAAAGCCTGGTGCCGTGTCTAATGGGGCACTGGCACCATCCCCTGCCCTTGGAGGGAATGACGTTAGCACTGCCTGGGCTGTTAAGAGCAAAGACACTG GTCTTTGCAGGGCATCATCAGAAAAGGAGGACTTCCTGATAACCACAATG CTGAGAAGTGGCGCACCCTTGACCCGGCTGCCCAATGACAAGCTAAAAGCTGTCATCCCTCCCTTCCTGCCTCCGTCCAACTTTGAGCCATGGAACTCAGACCGCTCACGTCTCCTCAGGGAGGGAAAGAGTGAAGCGCCCCGCCTGCCCATGCCACCCCAAAGGAAGCTAAACAGCAGTGGAAACTCAGATATT acgTCAATCAGTCGTGTGGTTAGCAGGTCCATTAAGTTTCCCAGCATCCCCAAGgggccctcctcctcctctccttccaaCTCTGGTCACTACCACTCTCCACACTCTTCTGGTGGCTCCAATGGAGTGGCAGGGCTCAACCGGGACTCTCACAATCGCTCAG GGGGCAGTGCAGACAGTGTTCTTTCCCAGATAGCAGCCCAAAGGAAGAGAGCAGCAGGCCTGATAGATGTGAAGGTCCAAGCTCCAGAGAAACAGCAGGGCCCGGCACAGAGCCAACCCCCGGTGCCAGCCTCTGCGCCGGGCCTGCCGCTCCCTGATATCAGCCTCCCTGACATCCACTCCCATCCAAGCCTGGTCGCTTCTGACATCCACTCAAGAAgg AAGATGGAGCTGAATAAGAGACCTAAGTCAGGGAATTCCTCAACTTCCAAGAGCACATCACCCACTCTGACCCCATCTCCTTCCCCAACACCCAAACCTCCCACTGGGCCGGGAGACTCTCTGTCCTCAGCCTCTTCACATCCTCGCTCCAAGAGCAGTGGAGGCTCCAGCAGTGGGACCATCACTGATGAAG ATGAGCTGTCGAGTATCTTGAAGAAGCTGTCTCTGGAGAAATACCAGCCCATATTTGAGGAACAGGAG GTGGACATGGAGGCATTCTTGACTCTGACAGATGGAGACCTGAAGGAGCTGGGTATTAAAACAGACGGACCCAGACAACAGATTCTGGCTGCCATATCAGAGCTGAATGCTGGAAAG GGCAGAGAACGCCAGATTCTTCAAGAAACCATTCATAACTTCCAGTCCTCCTTTGGGAGCAGTGCCAGTAACCCAAGACAACCAG CTCCAACAGGTTGGATGAGACAGCAGGTGCGTTCCTCCAACAAGAGGTAA
- the LOC108898268 gene encoding ankyrin repeat and SAM domain-containing protein 6 isoform X1: MNFGVPADSLLLFRACDEGDYETARGILEPGAPKESGRQSRLRSEAGSECSAADMLSLVPVDCTDEEGNTALQFASASGHENLVRFLLRKGASVDSRNNYGWTPLMQAARFGHLTVAHILLENGAEINGRNRLGASVLTMAARGGHTHVVKLLLESGAYVDDYDHLAVAAEAVSNGNNNNSCSTAGFGGGEGCPEGGSGREFMDITALMVASQHGHEATVRLLLEWGSDVNFSQKTTGWGALMLATLSGKVVVAQQLVERGADPDRVNVLSKTAFELAMQLKQREVKAYLDSITTVRPQTDDERRRPDVFSALKLGNSQLVKEILEEDPTQVNSSNQEGASPLMMAAVSGQLEVVQLMVEKNADIDKQDGVHGWTALMQATYHGNKDIVKYLLNQGADVNLRAKNGYTAFDLVMLLNDPDTELVRLLASVCMQVDNKTKHRGRALMTRSKSRQSLNNVPVPPDDKGGLKSWWSRMSNRFRRLKLTHTLRHGLSSNRLAPFPDDAETSLDATMKANRKPGAVSNGALAPSPALGGNDVSTAWAVKSKDTGLCRASSEKEDFLITTMLRSGAPLTRLPNDKLKAVIPPFLPPSNFEPWNSDRSRLLREGKSEAPRLPMPPQRKLNSSGNSDITSISRVVSRSIKFPSIPKGPSSSSPSNSGHYHSPHSSGGSNGVAGLNRDSHNRSGGSADSVLSQIAAQRKRAAGLIDVKVQAPEKQQGPAQSQPPVPASAPGLPLPDISLPDIHSHPSLVASDIHSRRKMELNKRPKSGNSSTSKSTSPTLTPSPSPTPKPPTGPGDSLSSASSHPRSKSSGGSSSGTITDEDELSSILKKLSLEKYQPIFEEQEVDMEAFLTLTDGDLKELGIKTDGPRQQILAAISELNAGKGRERQILQETIHNFQSSFGSSASNPRQPGEPRSPTGWMRQQVRSSNKR; the protein is encoded by the exons ATGAATTTCGGTGTCCCCGCTGATTCTCTGTTGCTTTTCCGAGCCTGCGATGAAGGCGACTATGAGACGGCCCGAGGGATCCTGGAGCCCGGAGCCCCGAAAGAGTCCGGGCGGCAGAGCAGGCTGCGGTCAGAAGCGGGGTCGGAGTGCAGCGCTGCGGACATGTTGTCTCTGGTACCGGTGGACTGTACGGACGAGGAGGGGAACACCGCCCTGCAATTCGCCTCAGCCAGTGGTCATGAGAACCTGGTCCGGTTTTTGCTACGAAAGGGAGCCTCGGTGGACAGCCGCAACAACTACGGCTGGACCCCGCTGATGCAGGCTGCTAG GTTTGGTCACCTGACTGTTGCCCACATCCTACTGGAGAACGGGGCAGAGATCAATGGACGGAACAGGCTGGGTGCGAGTGTCCTGACCATGGCGGCCCGTGGGGGACACACTCATGTGGTTAAACTACTCTTGGAGAGTGGGGCCTATGTCGATGACTATGATCATCTGGCTGTTGCTGCAGAGGCAGTCTCCAacggcaacaacaacaacagctgcag CACGGCTGGTTTTGGAGGTGGTGAGGGTTGTCCAGAGGGTGGAAGCGGCAGAGAGTTCATGGACATCACAGCCCTGATGGTGGCGTCTCAACATGGCCACGAGGCCACGGTACGCCTGCTGCTGGAGTGGGGCTCTGATGTCAACTTCTCCCAGAAGACCACTGGCTGGGGGGCACTGATGCTGGCCACCCTCAGTGGGAAG gtGGTTGTGGCTCAGCAGCTGGTGGAACGTGGAGCTGACCCAGACCGGGTCAACGTTCTGTCCAAGACAGCCTTTGAACTCGCCATgcagctgaaacagagagaggtcaAAGCCTATCTGGACTCTATCACCACTGTCCGACCCCAGACAG ACGATGAGAGAAGAAGACCAGATGTGTTCAGTGCCCTCAAGTTGG GAAATTCCCAGCTAGTTAAAGAGATCCTGGAGGAGGATCCCACTCAAGTGAATTCATCCAACCAGGAGGGAGCGTCACCTCTGATGATGGCAGCGGTGAGCGGTCAGTTAGAGGTGGTGCAGCTGATGGTGGAGAAGAACGCCGACATAGACAAACAAGACGGTGTCCATGGGTGGACGGCACTGATGCAGGCCACCTATCACGG TAATAAAGACATTGTCAAGTACCTTCTGAATCAAGGGGCTGACGTCAACCTGCGAGCTAAGAATGGATACACAGCCTTTGATTTGGTCATGCTGCTGAATGACCCAG ACACTGAGCTGGTACGTCTATTAGCATCAGTGTGTATGCAGGTagataacaaaacaaaacaccgCGGCAGAGCCTTAATGACTCGCTCCAAAAGTCGACAGTCCCTCAACAACGTCCCTGTGCCACCTGATGACAAGGGAGGCCTGAAG TCCTGGTGGAGTCGGATGTCAAATCGATTCCGGCGGCTCAAGTTGACTCACACCCTGAGGCATGGCCTCTCGTCCAATCGCCTGGCTCCCTTCCCTGATGATGCTGAAACATCACTAGACGCCACAATGAAGGCAAATAGAAAGCCTGGTGCCGTGTCTAATGGGGCACTGGCACCATCCCCTGCCCTTGGAGGGAATGACGTTAGCACTGCCTGGGCTGTTAAGAGCAAAGACACTG GTCTTTGCAGGGCATCATCAGAAAAGGAGGACTTCCTGATAACCACAATG CTGAGAAGTGGCGCACCCTTGACCCGGCTGCCCAATGACAAGCTAAAAGCTGTCATCCCTCCCTTCCTGCCTCCGTCCAACTTTGAGCCATGGAACTCAGACCGCTCACGTCTCCTCAGGGAGGGAAAGAGTGAAGCGCCCCGCCTGCCCATGCCACCCCAAAGGAAGCTAAACAGCAGTGGAAACTCAGATATT acgTCAATCAGTCGTGTGGTTAGCAGGTCCATTAAGTTTCCCAGCATCCCCAAGgggccctcctcctcctctccttccaaCTCTGGTCACTACCACTCTCCACACTCTTCTGGTGGCTCCAATGGAGTGGCAGGGCTCAACCGGGACTCTCACAATCGCTCAG GGGGCAGTGCAGACAGTGTTCTTTCCCAGATAGCAGCCCAAAGGAAGAGAGCAGCAGGCCTGATAGATGTGAAGGTCCAAGCTCCAGAGAAACAGCAGGGCCCGGCACAGAGCCAACCCCCGGTGCCAGCCTCTGCGCCGGGCCTGCCGCTCCCTGATATCAGCCTCCCTGACATCCACTCCCATCCAAGCCTGGTCGCTTCTGACATCCACTCAAGAAgg AAGATGGAGCTGAATAAGAGACCTAAGTCAGGGAATTCCTCAACTTCCAAGAGCACATCACCCACTCTGACCCCATCTCCTTCCCCAACACCCAAACCTCCCACTGGGCCGGGAGACTCTCTGTCCTCAGCCTCTTCACATCCTCGCTCCAAGAGCAGTGGAGGCTCCAGCAGTGGGACCATCACTGATGAAG ATGAGCTGTCGAGTATCTTGAAGAAGCTGTCTCTGGAGAAATACCAGCCCATATTTGAGGAACAGGAG GTGGACATGGAGGCATTCTTGACTCTGACAGATGGAGACCTGAAGGAGCTGGGTATTAAAACAGACGGACCCAGACAACAGATTCTGGCTGCCATATCAGAGCTGAATGCTGGAAAG GGCAGAGAACGCCAGATTCTTCAAGAAACCATTCATAACTTCCAGTCCTCCTTTGGGAGCAGTGCCAGTAACCCAAGACAACCAGGTGAACCACGCT CTCCAACAGGTTGGATGAGACAGCAGGTGCGTTCCTCCAACAAGAGGTAA